The Anguilla rostrata isolate EN2019 chromosome 18, ASM1855537v3, whole genome shotgun sequence genome has a window encoding:
- the LOC135244720 gene encoding otoraplin-like, translating into MVPLLHHGLLLLTLSSVCRRTSSVPMEKLASSKLCADKDCSYTISVARAISDFTAPDCRFINIKSGQMIYVYSKLVPEEGGGVFWSGSVYSDRYVDQMGLIGYFPSNLVTEMQVYQEGTEKMPTTNLDFHCD; encoded by the exons ATGGTTCCTCTGCTCCACCACGGACTCCTGCTCCTCACtctgagctctgtgtgcagaCGTACCAGCTCCGTCCCCATGGAGAAACTGGCCAGCAGCAAGCTGTGTGCAGACAAGGACTGCTCTT ATACCATATCGGTGGCTAGAGCGATCAGTGACTTCACTGCTCCAGACTGCAGGTTCATCAACATCAAGAGCGGCCAGATGATCTACGTCTATTCCAAACTGGTTCCTGAGGAGGGCGGTGGAGTCTTCTGGTCTGGAAGT GTGTACAGTGACCGGTACGTGGACCAGATGGGACTCATCGGCTACTTCCCCAGCAACCTGGTGACCGAGATGCAAGTGTACCAGGAGGGCACTGAGAAGATGCCCACCACC aacttggATTTCCACTGTGATTAA
- the LOC135244664 gene encoding neuroendocrine convertase 2-like: protein MLGFCRDGKPFVLILLNALVVSKGAAEENVFTNHLLVQLHEGTNDEAQQLAMEHGFDSARKLSFGDRLFHFYPGEDPQARQRRSLKRWQSLEKHYMVKKVTHQEGFSRKKRGYRNIDDITVNMNDPLFTKQWYLINTGQADGTPALDLNVAQAWELGFTGKGVTIAIMDDGIDYLHPDLAANYNAEASFDFSSNDPYPYPRYTDDWFNSHGTRCAGEVSAVANNNICGVGVAYNSKVAGIRMLDQPFMTDIIEASSISHMPQAIDIYSASWGPTDDGRTVDGPRELTLQAMADGVNKGRGGRGSIYVWASGDGGSFDDCNCDGYASSMWTISINSAINDGRTALYDESCSSTLASTFSNGRKRKPEAGVATTDLYGNCTLRHSGTSAAAPEAAGVFALALEANPSLTWRDVQHLTVLTSKRNQLHDEVHQWRRNGVGLEFNHLFGYGVLDAGGMVNMALEWKTVPERFHCVAGSVQEVHKIQSGHKLLLSITTDACHGKDNFVRYLEHVQAVVTVNASRRGDLSINMTSPMGTKSMLLGRRPRDDDAKVGFDKWPFMTTHTWGEDPRGPWLLEVAFEGDAPQRGVLKEWTLMLHGTQSAPYIDQMVHGYQPKLAMSKKEELEQELDEALERSLKSLLSES, encoded by the exons ATGCTTGGATTTTGCAGAGATGGGAAACCGTTCGTCTTGATATTGTTAAATGCCTTGGTTGTTTCAAAAGGAGCCGCGGAAGAGAACGTTTTTACAAAccatctcttggttcagttgcATGAAGGTACGAATGATGAAGCACAACAGCTTGCAATGGAGCACGGGTTTGACAGCGCCCGAAAG CTGTCGTTTGGAGACAGACTTTTTCACTTCTACCCTGGAGAAGATCCCCAAGCCAGGCAGAGACGCAGCCTCAAGCGTTGGCAAAGCCTGGAGAAGCACTACATG GTGAAAAAAGTGACCCACCAAGAGGGGTTCAGCAGGAAGAAGAGAGGCTACCGAAATATCGATGATATCACCGTCAATATGAATGACCCCTTATTCACCAAGCAGTGGTATCTT ATAAACACGGGGCAGGCAGACGGCACCCCTGCGCTGGATCTCAACGTGGCCCAGGCGTGGGAGCTGGGGTTCACCGGGAAAGGAGTAACCATAGCGATCATGGATGACG GAATTGACTATTTGCACCCAGATCTTGCTGCAAATTAC AACGCAGAAGCCAGTTTTGACTTCAGCAGCAACGACCCCTATCCGTATCCCCGCTACACGGACGACTGGTTTAACAG TCACGGAACCAGGTGTGCTGGTGAGGTTTCCGCGGTAGCGAACAACAACATCTGCGGTGTGGGAGTGGCTTACAACTCCAAGGTGGCAG gcaTTCGGATGCTCGATCAGCCTTTCATGACGGACATCATCGAGGCCTCGTCCATCAGCCACATGCCGCAAGCCATCGACATCTACAGCGCCAGCTGGGGTCCCACGGACGACGGCCGGACGGTGGACGGCCCCCGAGAGCTCACGCTCCAGGCCATGGCAGACGGGGTCAATAAG GGCCGAGGAGGCAGGGGGAGCATCTACGTGTGGGCttcgggggacggggggagctTCGACGACTGCAACTGCGACGGCTACGCCTCCAGCATGTGGACCATCTCCATCAACTCTGCCATCAACGACGGACGCACCGCCCTGTACGACGAGAGCTGCTCGTCCACGCTGGCCTCCACCTTCAGCAacggcaggaagaggaagcccgAGGCGGGCGTG GCGACCACAGATCTGTATGGGAACTGCACACTGCGACACTCTGGGACCTCGGCGGCCGCACCAGAGGCAGCTGGAGTATTCGCCCTGGCACTGGAAGCTAA CCCCAGCCTGACGTGGCGGGACGTCCAGCACCTGACGGTCCTCACCTCCAAGCGGAACCAGCTGCACGACGAGGTGCACCAGTGGCGGCGGAACGGCGTGGGCCTGGAGTTCAACCACCTGTTCGGCTACGGCGTGCTGGACGCCGGCGGTATGGTCAACATGGCGCTGGAATGGAAGACCGTGCCGGAGCGGTTCCACTGCGTCGCCGGCTCCGTTCAGGAAGTGCA taaGATTCAGTCAGGCCACAAGCTGTTGCTTTCCATCACCACCGATGCCTGCCACGGCAAGGACAACTTTGTGCGCTACCTGGAGCACGTGCAAGCCGTCGTCACCGTCAACGCCAGTCGCCGCGGCGACCTCAGCATCAACATGACCTCGCCCATGGGCACCAAGTCCATGCTGCTGGGCCGGCGTCCCCGCGACGACGACGCCAAGGTGGGATTCGACAAGTGGCCCTTCATGACCACCCACACCTGGGGCGAGGACCCCAGGGGCCCCTGGCTCCTGGAGGTGGCCTTTGAGGGCGACGCCCCGCAGAGGGGGGTGCTGAAGGAGTGGACGCTGATGCTCCACGGGACGCAGAGCGCCCCCTACATAGACCAAATGGTACACGGCTACCAGCCCAAACTGGCCATGTCCAAAAAGGAGGAGttggagcaggagctggacgAGGCGCTGGAGAGGAGCTTGAAGAGCCTGCTGAGTGAAAGCTAA